The Impatiens glandulifera chromosome 3, dImpGla2.1, whole genome shotgun sequence genome contains a region encoding:
- the LOC124931716 gene encoding rust resistance kinase Lr10-like isoform X1: MQGNQIMMRDILRIIRHHDFSSSSLTIVSFMVIFQSFFPNIFFTIFNNVSCQQLLWILITFSPLVTVEAITPSQSPAPAPAWFTITDDPELSFPPYIQQQSPFSDRKSNKPSVRIIVILVILLSVLASFAILAFIQFIKNQLAKQAETRFRLDAFLEDIASEKPVKFSSTQLRVCTNNYSTILGSGGFGKVYLGQLPNGVRCAVKVLQRNLDRKTEEQFKAEVITIGRTYHVNLVRLYGFCYERNESALVYEFMKNGSLDKYLFQDNNNVQENGPGLSWERLYEIALGTAKGMAYLHEECHQRIIHYDIKPANILLDHNFSPKVADFGLAKLCNRDQTHVTMTGYRGTPGYSAPEFLLHNFPVSYKCDVYSFGMLLFEILGRRKNLKMSDTSSMDWFPICVWEKYEKGELEELTSSCGIEVAEREQAQRLATVALWCVQDSPFERPRMSVVVKMLEGGVEISPPPKPFSFMFSARSNATNSSMNTGSESMTSGEQDSYWYRDSKSIKSECDIQIDKN, encoded by the exons ATGCAAGGAAATCAAATCATGATGAGAGATATTCTAAGGATAATCAGACATCATGATTTCTCAAGTTCCTCTCTTACCATTGTTTCTTTCATGGTAATATTTCAATCCTTTTTTCCCAATATtttcttcaccatcttcaataATGTTTCTTGTCAGCAGCTTCTCTGGATATTGATCACATTTAGCCCACTAGTCACTGTCGAAGCCATTACACCGTCGCAGTCACCGGCACCGGCACCGGCATGGTTTACCATAACTGATGATCCAGAACTGTCTTTTCCTCCATATATACAACAACAATCACCATTCAGCGACAGAAAGTCAAATAAACCATCTGTCCGGATAATAGTAATATTGG TGATTCTGTTATCAGTTTTAGCATCATTTGCCATCCTAGCCTTTATCCAATTTATAAAGAATCAGCTAGCAAAGCAAGCTGAAACCAGGTTTAGATTGGATGCTTTCTTGGAGGACATAGCTTCGGAAAAGCCGGTTAAATTTAGCTCCACACAACTTAGAGTTTGCACCAATAACTACTCGACAATTCTGGGATCAGGAGGATTTGGGAAGGTTTACCTTGGCCAACTTCCTAATGGAGTTCGATGTGCTGTCAAGGTGCTTCAAAGAAACCTTGATAGAAAAACAGAGGAACAGTTCAAGGCCGAGGTTATCACTATAGGTCGGACCTACCATGTAAACCTCGTAAGGTTGTATGGGTTTTGCTACGAAAGGAATGAGAGTGCCCTGGTCTACGAGTTCATGAAGAATGGATCGTTGGACAAGTATTTGTTCCAAGATAATAACAATGTTCAAGAGAATGGACCCGGATTGTCTTGGGAAAGATTGTATGAAATAGCTCTTGGAACTGCAAAGGGGATGGCCTACTTACACGAGGAATGTCATCAAAGGATCATCCACTATGATATAAAGCCTGCAAACATCCTTCTTGATCACAACTTCTCCCCAAAAGTTGCAGATTTTGGTCTTGCAAAGTTATGCAATAGAGATCAAACTCATGTGACAATGACCGGATACAGGGGAACCCCGGGCTACTCTGCACCCGAGTTTCTACTCCACAACTTTCCCGTCTCTTACAAGTGCGATGTTTATAGTTTTGGGATGTTGTTATTCGAGATATTGGGGAGGAGGAAGAACTTGAAGATGAGTGACACTAGTAGCATGGATTGGTTCCCGATTTGTGTGTGGGAGAAGTATGAGAAAGGAGAATTGGAAGAGCTTACGAGTTCATGTGGGATTGAAGTGGCCGAGAGAGAACAGGCTCAGAGGTTAGCCACTGTGGCTTTGTGGTGCGTTCAGGACTCTCCCTTTGAAAGGCCTCGAATGAGCGTCGTGGTGAAAATGTTGGAGGGAGGAGTGGAAATCTCGCCCCCTCCAAAGCCTTTTAGTTTTATGTTTTCTGCGAGGTCAAATGCGACAAATTCATCGATGAATACTGGTTCTGAAAGTATGACAAGTGGAGAACAAGATTCGTATTGGTATAGGGACTCCAAGTCAATCAAGTCTGAATGTGATATTCAAATAGATAAGAATTAA
- the LOC124931716 gene encoding rust resistance kinase Lr10-like isoform X2: MQGNQIMMRDILRIIRHHDFSSSSLTIVSFMLLWILITFSPLVTVEAITPSQSPAPAPAWFTITDDPELSFPPYIQQQSPFSDRKSNKPSVRIIVILVILLSVLASFAILAFIQFIKNQLAKQAETRFRLDAFLEDIASEKPVKFSSTQLRVCTNNYSTILGSGGFGKVYLGQLPNGVRCAVKVLQRNLDRKTEEQFKAEVITIGRTYHVNLVRLYGFCYERNESALVYEFMKNGSLDKYLFQDNNNVQENGPGLSWERLYEIALGTAKGMAYLHEECHQRIIHYDIKPANILLDHNFSPKVADFGLAKLCNRDQTHVTMTGYRGTPGYSAPEFLLHNFPVSYKCDVYSFGMLLFEILGRRKNLKMSDTSSMDWFPICVWEKYEKGELEELTSSCGIEVAEREQAQRLATVALWCVQDSPFERPRMSVVVKMLEGGVEISPPPKPFSFMFSARSNATNSSMNTGSESMTSGEQDSYWYRDSKSIKSECDIQIDKN, encoded by the exons ATGCAAGGAAATCAAATCATGATGAGAGATATTCTAAGGATAATCAGACATCATGATTTCTCAAGTTCCTCTCTTACCATTGTTTCTTTCATG CTTCTCTGGATATTGATCACATTTAGCCCACTAGTCACTGTCGAAGCCATTACACCGTCGCAGTCACCGGCACCGGCACCGGCATGGTTTACCATAACTGATGATCCAGAACTGTCTTTTCCTCCATATATACAACAACAATCACCATTCAGCGACAGAAAGTCAAATAAACCATCTGTCCGGATAATAGTAATATTGG TGATTCTGTTATCAGTTTTAGCATCATTTGCCATCCTAGCCTTTATCCAATTTATAAAGAATCAGCTAGCAAAGCAAGCTGAAACCAGGTTTAGATTGGATGCTTTCTTGGAGGACATAGCTTCGGAAAAGCCGGTTAAATTTAGCTCCACACAACTTAGAGTTTGCACCAATAACTACTCGACAATTCTGGGATCAGGAGGATTTGGGAAGGTTTACCTTGGCCAACTTCCTAATGGAGTTCGATGTGCTGTCAAGGTGCTTCAAAGAAACCTTGATAGAAAAACAGAGGAACAGTTCAAGGCCGAGGTTATCACTATAGGTCGGACCTACCATGTAAACCTCGTAAGGTTGTATGGGTTTTGCTACGAAAGGAATGAGAGTGCCCTGGTCTACGAGTTCATGAAGAATGGATCGTTGGACAAGTATTTGTTCCAAGATAATAACAATGTTCAAGAGAATGGACCCGGATTGTCTTGGGAAAGATTGTATGAAATAGCTCTTGGAACTGCAAAGGGGATGGCCTACTTACACGAGGAATGTCATCAAAGGATCATCCACTATGATATAAAGCCTGCAAACATCCTTCTTGATCACAACTTCTCCCCAAAAGTTGCAGATTTTGGTCTTGCAAAGTTATGCAATAGAGATCAAACTCATGTGACAATGACCGGATACAGGGGAACCCCGGGCTACTCTGCACCCGAGTTTCTACTCCACAACTTTCCCGTCTCTTACAAGTGCGATGTTTATAGTTTTGGGATGTTGTTATTCGAGATATTGGGGAGGAGGAAGAACTTGAAGATGAGTGACACTAGTAGCATGGATTGGTTCCCGATTTGTGTGTGGGAGAAGTATGAGAAAGGAGAATTGGAAGAGCTTACGAGTTCATGTGGGATTGAAGTGGCCGAGAGAGAACAGGCTCAGAGGTTAGCCACTGTGGCTTTGTGGTGCGTTCAGGACTCTCCCTTTGAAAGGCCTCGAATGAGCGTCGTGGTGAAAATGTTGGAGGGAGGAGTGGAAATCTCGCCCCCTCCAAAGCCTTTTAGTTTTATGTTTTCTGCGAGGTCAAATGCGACAAATTCATCGATGAATACTGGTTCTGAAAGTATGACAAGTGGAGAACAAGATTCGTATTGGTATAGGGACTCCAAGTCAATCAAGTCTGAATGTGATATTCAAATAGATAAGAATTAA